agcttttcgttttttttttttttttacatctcAAATTTTCTGAtatcaaaaccaaaatgaaaGTAGTTTTGCACATCCCTCCACTTTTTGTTACTTAAATGAGTATTGGAATTTTTCTGATTCAcggtttttttgtgtgataacTTATACATAATATCAATGTggtaaaataaaaacacaaactaaaatgtaacatgatttttagtttttagattACAACTCGTAATCCGATACTGAAAAATATGAATTAATTTAATTAGAGAAAAGAGACGGTACCTATTTTTTTATCTACGATAATCGATACTCTAGAATTATTCTAAATAAAGAAACATGGCGCATAAGTAAAGCAGAATTGCCCACCATCGTTTGAACTAGTAAGTTCTAAAACTACTAATATATTTTCACTCAGGTGTAAAAACCTTCATAAGTAAGTGGGGGTTTACGATAAATGAGATGAACAATTGGTGACGAACCACTATTATTCACCTCTTCGGAATGGGAGAAAGCTACTTTAATATTGCACTCTACCCCTATCACCACGAACAAGCAAATTCATAGCTTAAAAAGTATCAAACCCAAGACCTCTCCTTTTTTCTTTAGGAAGCTGCTGTCTGCATTTTTCTACTGGGCCACTTATGATTACATCTAACTTAACTAAAGCAATGTGAACTATCAGCAATTTGACACTCAATGCATAACCATCAGCTAACATGAGTACATCTTTCTTGGAGGATTTTGGCTGTTCGGGCCATTTAATGTAAGGAGTCACTATTTCTTACTTGCAAATCACAGTCTGACACGCGCAAAATTAATTTGACAATCACAATGGAAAACGTTTAGGCAAACATGTCAAACTGCGGTCCGTTGATCCTCCTTACATATAAAGCGCCACACATAAATCAAGaagtttggaagaaaaaaaaagttcatgATTCATTGACCCAATTAATAAGATGCAACACAGCCACTAATGACGATTGATCATCTCTTAACACGAAAGTAAGCTTGAAGCGTCGTTAACAAACCGTTCAATCAATGAGTTATATTACCTAATAATCTATGAAAACTGGAGACTTCTTTGGGGGAGCGAAACGACGGGATTGCTGTTGGCCTCCATGGAAGGCACAGCATTCAGTTGACGGACCAAATTATATGTACACAAATGTTGCAGACTACGCATTACAGAGAAAGGTGAACGAGGAAATATAAAATTCTACTGCCTCAGGCGACTCCAGAGTATTTCTCCCAAACCACCAACTTCTATAGCTCCTCACCCCAGCTTACATACTTGGAGTCTACTAGACGTGAACGAAAGTTTTCGAGGCTGGCCGACCTTCATTTTCCGCTAAGTTGCTCAAGAAAAAAATGGGGCAAAATGCCTGCAAGAggaaaaataagtaaataatgAGGGAAATGGGATGAAGTGAACACAAATTGATGTGTTGCGGTGGGCACAACTAGACTAGCACACTGTTCAACACACGATAAACATTTCATTGTTACAAAGAATATGCAAACCACAAGGTTACTGCCGGAACTACAGGATCTTTTTAAGAGCACACTGTTCAGAATAGTTAAAAAGCACACGGGCATGAGATTAGGCTCATTAAGATGGGGCCAAAATGACTTGCATCAAAAAGTGCATCTTGAGATGCCTTGTACACTGGAAAAAACAACCAACTCATACCATGATATTATAAAACATGTCTTCGTGTTTTCAAACCAATGATTGTTGCGTGCAttcttttattatgagagtGTGAAAAgttcattaaattttaaaactcGAAAGGACGTGAGTTGCAATATTACCGGTCCATATTATTGAGGGATTTGGCTACAATACTTACATGTATTTATTACAATCACTATCTCGACAGTCAGACGGTAATTGTATCAAATACATATATTCACATAAATTATATATGACCGTTAGATggtgattgtattaaatacatgcAAGTATTGTAGGATAATTATTGAGTAAGGAAATTCGATCCTGACTTGCAAGACCCAAAGTATACTAATGACTTGTAACAGATCATGAGTCAACAAGCATGTAAGGTTATTCATAGTTTGACACTAGACGAACAATGATGAAGACATGATCCAATGATTTTGCAAAACAAAAAGTGCCTTAACAAATGATTTTGGTGTGCCACTGGAGAaatccaaatcatattcattgAAAGGCCAGTTATTTCCTTCcattctaaaaaaaatacagCAATGCATGTCAAACTATAAAATGTATCTCCTAAAGTTGAGAAAAAGGACCCTTACCTACATTACGGAAAAACATTATCTTCCAATGAAGTGGCATAAAAACTGCTGAAATATGTTAATTTctaaagtacaaataaaacaaCCTACCTTTTCAAAGTAGAAATTTATAAGTGCCTTTTCAAAGTAAAAACTTACAAGTGCCTCTTCAATGTTTTCATTTTCAAATAAAAGTGGTCCAAAATGCTTGAAGACAACTAGGAAAAAGAAACATAACTGATTGAAGACAATATAGGAAATCAATGGAGCTTGAATTTATAGATTAATAAACAAATTAACAGAGCTTCTGTACTACACAAGCCTTCCAAGGATAAGAAGAATAACAGAAGAATAATAACAATCACATATAGGTGCACATGAACCTTCACACATCCAGAAAATTTGCAAAAGAAGTACAGCAATAACATAGATGGCATATGGCAtggcacacacactcacacagagAGCGTAGTAAGTAATAATATTCCCAAATAGCTGCACATTCAATTGCACACATACAACAAGAACTACAACAATAACGTAGACATGACgcgcacgcacacacacacacatggagCTAGTGAATGCAACAATAATCAGCTGACCTGGTTCAAGACTGGAGCAGTGGTAGTGCAATCGTCACATTTTTGTTGACATCATGAACTTGGCTTTTTTCTCAGCTGGCTTAAGAATCTGGAAAGAGCACATTAAGTTTTCATCTACACTCATCATCGCACCAGCATTGTCAAACTCACCACAGTAGTTGGGAGCTGAAAAAATTGTAACAAGTTGCCTGTCCGCAAAGAATTCATAACCATCTTCCACAACCTACAGAAAAAGAACTTGTTTCAGTTCCAAGCCAAGTTAACTTGAGTAGAACAAAGGGTGAAGAAGGATAGTCACTAACCTGATGGGCACGACAAACAAGGTCCAAATCATGATTCGTTAAAAATTCTGCCACCTTATCAGGGCCGAATGTATATGAGACTCCTCTGTCATTCATTCCCCATCCCTTAACATCTCTACCAGGATCTGACCAGAGCAAATCGCAAAGCAATCCAGTATCAGGAACAGCAGTTGGACGAGATAAGTTTCTGATCTGATCCAAGTTTGTCAAATCAGGGGAAAGACCACCATGCATGCATAAAATTTTGTCATCTATAAGAGCTGCCACAGGAAGACAGTTAAAGCTGTCCGTGAAGGATTTCCAAAGTCTCACGTTAAATCGCCTCTTGCACTCATCATAGAATCCATATATACGATTAATAGAAGCACATTCATGATTTCCTCTCAGCAGAAAGAAGTTCTCTGGATACTTAATTTTATAGGCGAGCAGGAGGCATATTGTTTCTAAACTCTGCTTGCCACGATCCACATAGTCACCTAGGAACAGATAATTTGCACTAGGGGGAAAACCACCATATTCAAAGAGCCTTAAAAGGTCACTGTATTGCCCATGAATGTCACCTGTAAATAAAAACGAAAACTCGGGTCAGAAACATAAAGCCTAGGACAAAGGGATGAGTATAATAGTGAACCACAAACCTATGAGCTGCAGTAAGCAAACTAGACACTATATCTAGAGATATATACCtggaaatttttaatataaataactccCAAAGCCTTGGACGGATCTACTCACTCACTAAACAGTCATAGTGCGATGCAGAattttttattcttcaaccCTTAAGCTGTCATCATACAAGACATGACAAGAATTTCTGGTTCAGATTGCATGCACCGAATCACCTGTGTCAATGCTTTATCATGCTTACATGATAAACCCATGAATCCAGAGCTTATGAATGAAATTATTCAACTCTCTTCACACTTAATCATGCCCTCCTTACACCTCCCCACTAGATAGAGAATGGAAAAACATGTgtacacccccccccccaaaaaaaaaaacccccatCCTAATTCCACTAAACTTTTTCAAACAATTTAGTCTCAATAATgttcaaattaaaatataaattacctTATTTTCCCCAAATGAAAGTAGAAACCACCATTACTTTCAATCTCAATGGCGTTCAATCAACTAAACTAACCTTATTTCCCCAAATGAAGGTAGAGAGCACCATTAGTTTCGATGAACACAATATACAACTTTGCACATCAATGATTTCAGTTTAAATGTACAAACGGTTATGAAGAGAAAACACACATGATAGTTCAACATTTTAAAGTTTCAAGCTTTTACTTCTACGCAACATGGGTTAACCAACTTACAGAACACATAACACCATTAACAAGCCACAATCTTGTCACAACTACATTAAATACAGAACAACTATCATATCATTGTATGAGAAAAACGAGAACTTGTTTATCTGAACATCtataaacagaaattaaaacgtATATTCACCGTATATATTGTTTCTAACGTAGCTTGCCACTGATATCTGTTAAGCTGAGCTACTTCTGCAACATATTTTATGTTCTCCCTTTCAAAGTAAAACTATgacaattgaaagaaaaatacatatgGGTACCCTTAAACTATAATATCACCGCAGATAACTTCAACCCTAATCTGCCACAATATTTCCACCAGTAATTTCATAGCAGACAAGTAATAAACGAAAACCCatcagaaaaaataaaacaaaaaacccatcaaaacatgcaaaatcacaaaaggggaAAAATAATGTCAATAGAATTTAGTGCCAGTAAAAATTCAGGATTAATAAACCCACATCAAAATGTATGTGGGTATGTAAAAACCCTACCGCAAATTTTGATTGGGGCCTCAAGCTCGAGCAAATTGGGCTGCTGAAGAAAGATTTCCCTGGAAGCGACACAGAGCTGTTTGATCTCCGACTCCGAGAGCTGAACCTGCTTCCCCGGCCTGGCCAGTCGGACCTCGGTGAGCCGCCTGATTATGTCGTCGAGCACGGCAGGGTCCATCGCTCCCTGCCCCTGCGATGCCATTCGATTGGGTTCTCAGATCCTCCCTCGAACGGCTCGGATTTCTCCTCgaaagaaaccctaaaaatcCCAACTGCGAAAAAGGGTTGGTCTGAAGCTGTTATGGAGGCTCTCTTCGAATTTTGGCTTTTGGGTTTGGTgggtatttttttaattatttttatttgtaaaggagaatatatttgtatataacataaaaagtgaattttctcgggaaaaaaggggggggggaaATGGGAAGGGACAGAGAAAATTGAGGGGGGAAATGGGAATaaataattagggtttttgattgGGGGGGGGAAGAACGCGTCAAAAGATTGAGGATGCAGACGGCTACAACTCCAACGTGACGGAGGTTGGGGACGACGTCGTAGTCTTGTACCTCACACAGCTGTAAACAATTTGGAGTTTGTTTGAAAATGCTTTGAAATTCACTATAaatgtttttagagaaaatattttaagtttcagaattcatttatatttttaccgaaattagtttataaaatatttttatcaaaaacgttttcagtcattttaaaaacattttaaaacaaGCCGGGTTAGAAAGAAAATAAGATTAAATTGTAAAGCCCATCCAAAAGTgtaattggatttttttttttttttgaggaaaagTGTAATTGGGTTGGTTGAGGACCAGATGTACTGAGTTAAGgccaaaaatgaaaaaacattgtcgatttatttatattttttgtttggtaAATTGTCGATTTAGTTCTTAAATTATCATATTTgtaaaaattaagtttttaaattatttttcggtaaaataagtttttaaattcataaaaaattgctaatttcattcctaatataataatatcatattgaaagttattttatctaatttttcgTGAACTTAAGTCATTTGACACATTTAAGAGGGTAATGTCATCATTTTCTTACCTATAAAACCTCAACATTGCATATAGATTGCGAATCTAGCGTCTTATTTACCCTCAAAAGTTAAGTCCATGTTctatttcttcaaaaaaaaaaaaaaaggtgcttAAACTATGCAAAACTCCCAATTTACCTTCCAAATTGAATTACATACAAGTtacgtgacttaaattgacgaaAAATTAAGTAAAATAGTTTCAAATCTAATATTAAGAATGTATATGGAAGActtttattagtttaatgactaatttttctgaaaaaataataatttagagATCTAATTTCACTCGGGTAATAATATAGACACTATATTGGcagtttcccttttttttatacaatgatAAGAAAAAAGATTTGAACTAAGTACGCAATGAATTAGCTATAAATAAGTATCGAAATCATAATATATGCAAGTCAAacttacaatttaaaatatatatatatatatatatatatatcagtaaATTGTAATCAGTCGAAGAAACTTCTTTTGACATTTTAACATTGGGGTTCGTTTCTTTATGTATTCTAGTTGTTTGTTCATATATCTATTTTGGTTGTATTACTATTGAGTCAAATAACTAGTTTGTAAAGGCACCATTGAAAGCGACACATTGAATTGTTAACTTACCGATTCCAATTTAAAacaacttttaaaatttataatgacATTTCAAACTTATAGACTATActttgtttttcattaaattcATTTTGATTCTTGAGAGTTTTGTTCTTTAACACTATAAAATGTCCACACATTATGCGCGTGTAAAATTTTAAAGAGAGAGGGAGGTGGGGTGGATGATTTGATGACATGCAGGTgagcaaagaaaaaataaaataacaaaaaaaaaaaattgtgcaaaATCTTCTTAATGTCCATACATTGTCATTGTGTGCgtgtaaaattttgaattttacgGAAGCAAATGAGGAGAGAAATGTCCttttattgatatttttttttttgagggagGAACGTGTGATTTAGAGAGAGACAGAGGTGGGGTGGAATGATTTCATGACATATGGGtgaggaaagagagaaaaaaaaaaaattgtgcgaAATCATCTTAATGTtcatgttttttaatttttttttttcaatatgcaGTTGTGAATAAAGGATTCAATCGTTTTATCACCATCTTTTGGCTGATAAAAAGAATTTGTTAATAAatatgtgacatcccacatcgtcgaggggagtggatcatgtaaggcttatatgtatattcttatctctacctagcacgaggcattttgggagctcactggcttcggattccattggaactccgaagttaagtgagttcgtgctagagcattcccaggataggtgatcccctgggaagttctcgtgtgagttaccagaaataaaaccgtgagggcatggttgtGGCCCAAAGAGAACAATATCAtactacggtggagtcgagcccggaatGTGATGGCGGCCCGGGTCGAGATGTGACAAAATAATTAGCAAAGTATAGACATCTTTGGTGTGCTTCAGAGAGGCTAGAATAaacatttttatttcatttttaaaaagaCCTGCTATGTTTACATGGCATTGAGGGTAGtgtaaaaaacaacaaaattcatGTTGCATGTAATTACTAAATTGcccataatttttatttttgttcaattATGTAATTTTGATAGACAAAAAGTATTATATTAATAAGTAGTTTAGATATAGATTAGCAGTTGCCAAAGTGTGATACTAATTaaatgtagttgtaaaaaaaaaaaaaaaaacccacctaAACTGCATTCAACTTTGTCTTTGCTCTTCAAAAGCACCTTGAATACAACAAAAGATCATGAaataatttgaagaagaagaagaagaaatccttTGCACATGATTATTATTCCACCATGTATTATAAGTGTGTTGTTTTCTCCATATAATTTGATTCTTCTGGTGTTTTTCGATaatgttaaatttttttaaggggTTACACAAATTAACTATAATTTTAAATGCCTTGTCTACATGTTTGATCTAACCATCTGAAAACACTCTAcagtagaaaaaaaaatcgtgcaaaatttataaataaaaaaaaaactgttttcaCCATTCAACTTTGTATTTGGCTCTTCGAAGTACCTTGAATGCAGATCGAGG
This region of Malus domestica chromosome 07, GDT2T_hap1 genomic DNA includes:
- the LOC103435475 gene encoding serine/threonine-protein phosphatase PP1 isozyme 4, producing MASQGQGAMDPAVLDDIIRRLTEVRLARPGKQVQLSESEIKQLCVASREIFLQQPNLLELEAPIKICGDIHGQYSDLLRLFEYGGFPPSANYLFLGDYVDRGKQSLETICLLLAYKIKYPENFFLLRGNHECASINRIYGFYDECKRRFNVRLWKSFTDSFNCLPVAALIDDKILCMHGGLSPDLTNLDQIRNLSRPTAVPDTGLLCDLLWSDPGRDVKGWGMNDRGVSYTFGPDKVAEFLTNHDLDLVCRAHQVVEDGYEFFADRQLVTIFSAPNYCGEFDNAGAMMSVDENLMCSFQILKPAEKKAKFMMSTKM